In Streptomyces dangxiongensis, one DNA window encodes the following:
- a CDS encoding non-ribosomal peptide synthetase yields the protein MTDTSTGSRISAVLPLSPLQQGLLFLSSYDRTATDHYVLQFTADIEGDGTDLERRLRAASAALLRRHPNLRACFRHRKNGEPVQLVLRADDVEPDWALHDLTHLPAGERPAAADRLAREDRRRRIDPARPPLMRFALVRLGERSHRLVWSVHHILVDGWSLPLAVRELTLLAGEPGTPARTDARDGTAADTDTGQDRDPLPAPAPFGSFLAWLGTRDRTAARAAWAELLRGLDGPVRVAPDATGTGEPPAEAEAVLPRAHTAALLGWGRAQGLTLNSVVQGCWALLLGRLTGREDVVFGAVTSGRPAEVPDVESMIGLFANTLPVRADVRPERPASELFRGLARQQVAMMPHEHLPLAEVQAACGIQGELFDAVLAFQNYPLDEEELRRHSGGTVSAARVHAATHYPLHLTVLPGDSLRLRLSYRASPPGDGLGAARGLLDRLVRILGEVADTPDAPLAHLGALTPAEEHRILTEWSSPHPTAPLADNPTTLDETGGRSDTIPGLFAGQVARTPDAVAVTGPGGVRLTYRELDERSDRLARVVAGHGAGPECLVAVALPRGAELIVAVLAVLKAGAAYLPLEPTHPAERLAHTLRDARPALLLTTTDTRLPAPAADHPGPLRIDLDTDAVDAAPATAPPPVLTPDHPAYVIYTSGSTGRPKGVVVPHRNVVRLLDRTDRWFRFGPDDVWTLFHSIAFDFTVWELWGALLYGGRLVVVPHGVARSPDAFLDLLAAERVTVLNQTPSAFYQLMRADADRPRELALRHVVFGGEALDVGRLTDWYARHPHTPRLVNMYGITETTVHVSYQELDREPAAAGGGGAIGRAIPDLRVYVLDSALRPVPAGVPGELYVAGPGLARGYLGRSALTAGRFVACPYGAPGERMYRTGDLARWRPDGTLTYLGRADEQVQLRGFRIELGEIATVLGRHPRLAEVAVVAREDRPGDPRLVAYVVPHEPATVPHGPDAVPQGPDATPHQPDATPHQPDATPHQPDAAPHQPDAVPHRSGVVPHEPDGGLSDRELGAELRAFAAERLPDYMVPAAVVRLPALPLTANGKLDRRALPAPAYTTSARAPRTREEGALCAVFAAVLGLERVGADDDFFALGGHSLLATRIVNRVRAELGAELEVRDLFEAPSPAALAGRLRAAAPDRPALTARPRPAAVPLSYAQQRLWFIERLGAPGGLYVIPLAVRLTGPLDVPALHAALRDLVARHEALRTVFPARTGPGAAAGPGAGPVGSVGPAEQRVLAPADAPVPLPADRVTEAGLPAALAAEVARGFDLETELPLRARLFTLGPDAHVLLLVLHHIAGDRWSLTPLVRDLTDAYAARSAGHAPAPAPLPVTYTDFTLWQRDLLGDEDRPHSELTRQLAYWTAALDGLPEELALPRDFPRGARTSHRGGTVRATLSERLTAGLRRRAAEWNASPFMVLQAALAALLTRLGAGTDIPLGTPVAGRGDERLHDVVGMFVNTLVLRTDTSGDPGLRDLVERVREGDLAAYRYQDVPFEKLVEVLAPERSMARHPLFQVMFAFQQETPAMPAGPAGLTVRPEEVPSATAKWDLFFQFSEAGPRVELALEYSADLFASGTARRIADACVRLLGAALADPGRPLSRLDLLGADERDALLARGTRRTGTPATTVTALAARRAAATPDAVALVHRDAAGRLTRTGHGELHRAAGRLAHLLAARGVGRGDLVALCLERGPDTVTALLAIAQTGAAYLPLDPAYPAERMRDMLTDAGARLLLTQDSLAARCAEAAGPGTEPLVLDAPATRAALAALPGHAPDVPAPRPDDLLYVIYTSGSTGRPKGVAVTHRAAVRLVHGLPELEFTPDDTFLYFAPVAFDASTFEIWAPLVHGARLAVCPPGPADPEALGAFLREAGVTVAFLTTQFVNAVADTRPRALAPLRALLTGGEAHSRDHLDRLRAALPDTTVYNVYGPTETTTFATLQDTADATDAPVGVPVGLPVGDTCAYVLDEALRPAPQGVVGELYLAGPGLARGYLGRPALTAERFTACPYGEPGARMYRTGDLVRWDVRGRLDYVGRADQQVKIRGYRIEPGEIERRLTAHPAVARAAVIVAGGPGAPAGRQLVAYVVPAPGGSAPGPEELRRHLSRALPPYMVPGAYVPLPDLPRTVNGKLDVAALPPAPDRPAGPAARAPRTDAERLLCAAVTEVLGVPAGPDDAFFTLGGDSLKAIRLVNAAARAGLRIGLAAVFEHRTLESLAASADADGGTVDLLGPVLPLRTAGSRPPLFCVHGGLGFGIPFAALAEHLDPQQPVHALQARGLDGTGPLPGTVTEVAADYLTRIRAVQPHGPYHLLGWSYGGIVAHEIAVRLHAAGEEVAYLANLDAYPHDGRGVHPTDAEFLADFLTEAGVDATGPDRLDPPAVAAHLQRTGGPLAGLGRATLERLLAVMRNHLDLVQRHTPSRFDGCPMTLFLAADGLTGEERALKAKSWEPYLDRPAEIHEVPCGHQRMLRPAPAALIGAAVEHRLRALAATR from the coding sequence GTGACCGACACCAGCACCGGGTCGAGAATCAGTGCGGTCCTGCCGCTCTCGCCGCTGCAGCAGGGGCTGCTCTTCCTGTCCTCGTACGACCGCACGGCGACCGACCACTACGTCCTGCAGTTCACCGCGGACATCGAGGGTGACGGCACGGACCTGGAACGCAGGCTGCGGGCCGCCTCCGCCGCGCTGCTGCGCCGGCACCCGAACCTGCGGGCCTGCTTCCGGCACCGCAAGAACGGCGAGCCGGTGCAGCTCGTCCTGCGCGCGGACGACGTCGAACCCGACTGGGCGCTGCACGACCTCACCCACCTGCCCGCGGGGGAACGGCCGGCCGCGGCGGACCGGCTCGCGCGGGAGGACCGGCGGCGCCGGATCGACCCGGCCCGGCCGCCGCTCATGCGGTTCGCCCTCGTCCGGCTCGGCGAGCGCAGCCACCGGCTGGTGTGGTCCGTGCACCACATCCTCGTCGACGGCTGGTCCCTGCCCCTCGCGGTACGCGAACTGACCCTGCTGGCCGGGGAACCGGGCACTCCCGCCCGGACGGACGCGAGGGACGGCACGGCCGCCGACACCGACACCGGACAGGACCGCGATCCGCTGCCCGCGCCCGCGCCGTTCGGCTCCTTCCTGGCCTGGCTGGGCACCCGCGACAGGACCGCGGCGCGGGCCGCCTGGGCCGAGCTGTTGCGAGGCCTCGACGGCCCCGTCCGGGTCGCCCCGGACGCCACCGGCACCGGGGAGCCGCCCGCCGAGGCCGAGGCCGTGCTGCCCCGCGCGCACACCGCCGCGCTGCTCGGCTGGGGCAGGGCACAGGGACTCACCCTCAACTCCGTCGTACAGGGCTGCTGGGCGCTGTTGCTCGGCCGGCTCACCGGCCGCGAGGACGTCGTCTTCGGCGCCGTCACCTCCGGGCGGCCCGCCGAGGTCCCCGACGTCGAGTCCATGATCGGGCTGTTCGCCAACACGCTGCCCGTACGGGCCGACGTACGGCCGGAACGGCCCGCGAGCGAACTGTTCCGGGGACTCGCCCGGCAGCAGGTCGCGATGATGCCGCACGAGCATCTGCCGCTGGCCGAGGTGCAGGCCGCCTGCGGCATCCAGGGGGAACTCTTCGACGCCGTACTCGCCTTCCAGAACTACCCGCTCGACGAGGAGGAACTGCGCCGGCACTCCGGGGGCACCGTCTCCGCCGCCCGGGTGCACGCGGCCACGCACTACCCCCTGCACCTCACCGTGCTGCCCGGCGACAGCCTGCGGCTGCGGCTGTCGTACCGGGCGTCGCCGCCGGGGGATGGCCTCGGTGCCGCGCGGGGCCTGCTGGACCGGCTGGTGCGCATCCTCGGTGAGGTGGCCGACACCCCGGACGCGCCCCTCGCCCACCTCGGCGCCCTCACCCCGGCCGAGGAGCACCGCATCCTCACCGAGTGGAGCAGCCCGCACCCCACGGCCCCGCTCGCCGACAACCCGACCACCCTCGACGAGACCGGTGGCCGGTCGGACACCATTCCCGGCCTCTTCGCCGGCCAGGTCGCCCGTACGCCCGACGCCGTGGCCGTCACCGGGCCCGGTGGGGTGCGGCTCACCTACCGTGAGCTGGACGAGCGGTCCGACCGGCTGGCCCGGGTGGTCGCCGGGCACGGGGCCGGGCCGGAGTGCCTCGTGGCCGTCGCCCTGCCGCGCGGTGCCGAGCTGATCGTCGCGGTCCTCGCCGTGCTCAAGGCCGGCGCCGCCTATCTGCCGCTGGAGCCCACGCACCCGGCCGAGCGCCTCGCCCACACCCTGCGGGACGCCCGCCCCGCGCTGTTGCTCACCACCACGGACACCCGGCTGCCCGCCCCGGCGGCGGACCACCCCGGCCCGCTCCGCATCGACCTCGACACGGACGCCGTCGACGCCGCGCCGGCCACCGCGCCCCCGCCCGTTCTCACCCCCGACCACCCGGCCTACGTCATCTACACCTCGGGTTCCACCGGCCGGCCCAAGGGCGTCGTCGTCCCGCACCGGAACGTCGTCCGGCTGCTGGACCGTACCGACCGGTGGTTCCGCTTCGGCCCGGACGACGTGTGGACCCTCTTCCACTCCATCGCCTTCGACTTCACCGTGTGGGAGCTGTGGGGCGCACTGCTGTACGGCGGGCGCCTGGTCGTCGTCCCGCACGGCGTCGCCCGCTCACCGGACGCCTTCCTGGACCTGCTGGCGGCCGAGCGGGTCACCGTGCTGAACCAGACGCCGTCCGCCTTCTACCAACTGATGCGCGCCGACGCCGACCGCCCGCGCGAGCTGGCGCTGCGGCACGTCGTGTTCGGCGGCGAGGCGCTGGACGTCGGCCGGCTCACCGACTGGTACGCCCGGCATCCGCACACCCCGCGCCTGGTCAACATGTACGGCATCACGGAGACCACCGTGCACGTGTCGTACCAGGAACTGGACCGGGAGCCGGCCGCGGCCGGCGGGGGCGGTGCCATCGGGCGGGCGATACCCGACCTGCGGGTGTACGTCCTGGACAGCGCGCTGCGGCCGGTGCCCGCCGGGGTGCCCGGTGAGCTGTACGTGGCCGGTCCCGGCCTGGCCCGCGGCTACCTGGGCCGGTCCGCGCTCACCGCCGGACGGTTCGTGGCCTGCCCGTACGGGGCGCCCGGCGAGCGGATGTACCGCACCGGTGACCTCGCCCGCTGGCGGCCCGACGGCACCCTCACCTACCTGGGCCGCGCCGACGAACAGGTCCAGCTACGCGGGTTCCGCATCGAACTCGGGGAGATCGCCACCGTCCTCGGCCGGCACCCCCGGCTCGCCGAGGTGGCCGTGGTGGCCCGCGAGGACCGACCCGGCGACCCACGCCTGGTCGCCTACGTCGTCCCACACGAGCCGGCCACCGTCCCGCACGGACCGGACGCCGTCCCGCAGGGACCGGATGCCACCCCGCACCAGCCGGATGCCACCCCGCACCAGCCGGATGCCACCCCGCACCAGCCGGATGCCGCCCCGCACCAGCCGGACGCCGTCCCGCACCGGTCCGGCGTCGTCCCGCACGAGCCGGACGGCGGGCTGTCCGACCGCGAACTGGGCGCCGAACTGCGGGCGTTCGCCGCCGAGCGGCTGCCCGACTACATGGTGCCCGCCGCCGTCGTACGGCTGCCGGCCCTCCCCCTGACCGCCAACGGCAAGCTCGACCGGCGAGCCCTGCCCGCACCCGCGTACACCACCTCCGCCCGCGCCCCCCGCACCCGCGAGGAGGGCGCCCTGTGCGCGGTGTTCGCCGCGGTCCTCGGGCTCGAACGCGTCGGAGCGGACGACGACTTCTTCGCCCTCGGCGGCCACTCGCTGCTCGCCACCCGCATCGTCAACCGGGTCCGCGCCGAACTCGGCGCGGAACTGGAGGTCCGCGACCTGTTCGAGGCGCCCAGCCCGGCCGCGCTCGCCGGCCGGCTGCGCGCCGCCGCGCCGGACCGGCCCGCGCTGACCGCCCGGCCGCGCCCGGCGGCCGTCCCCCTGTCCTACGCCCAGCAGCGCCTGTGGTTCATCGAGCGGCTCGGCGCGCCCGGCGGGCTCTACGTCATCCCCCTCGCGGTCCGGCTCACCGGCCCGCTCGACGTCCCCGCGCTCCACGCGGCGCTGCGCGACCTCGTCGCCCGCCACGAGGCGCTGCGGACCGTGTTCCCGGCGCGCACCGGCCCCGGTGCCGCCGCCGGCCCCGGTGCCGGTCCGGTGGGGAGCGTCGGCCCGGCCGAGCAGCGCGTGCTCGCGCCGGCCGACGCCCCCGTGCCCCTGCCCGCCGACCGCGTCACGGAGGCCGGGCTGCCCGCGGCCCTGGCCGCGGAGGTGGCCCGCGGTTTCGACCTGGAGACCGAGCTCCCGCTGCGGGCCCGGCTGTTCACGCTCGGCCCCGACGCGCACGTCCTGCTGCTCGTCCTGCACCACATCGCCGGCGACCGCTGGTCCCTCACCCCGCTGGTCCGGGACCTGACCGACGCCTACGCGGCCCGCAGCGCCGGCCACGCGCCCGCGCCGGCGCCGCTGCCGGTGACGTACACCGACTTCACGCTCTGGCAGCGCGACCTCCTCGGCGACGAGGACCGGCCGCACAGTGAACTCACCCGCCAGCTCGCGTACTGGACGGCGGCCCTCGACGGGCTGCCCGAGGAGCTGGCGCTGCCCCGGGACTTCCCGCGCGGCGCCCGCACCAGCCACCGGGGCGGCACCGTGCGCGCCACCCTGTCCGAGCGGCTCACCGCCGGGCTGCGGCGGCGCGCCGCCGAGTGGAACGCCAGCCCGTTCATGGTGCTCCAGGCGGCCCTGGCCGCCCTGCTCACCCGGCTCGGCGCGGGCACCGACATCCCGCTCGGCACGCCCGTGGCGGGCCGCGGCGACGAACGGCTCCACGACGTCGTCGGCATGTTCGTCAACACCCTCGTGCTGCGCACCGACACCTCCGGCGACCCCGGCCTGCGCGACCTCGTGGAGCGGGTGCGCGAGGGGGACCTGGCCGCCTACCGGTACCAGGACGTGCCGTTCGAGAAGCTGGTGGAGGTCCTCGCCCCGGAGCGCTCGATGGCCCGGCACCCGCTGTTCCAGGTGATGTTCGCCTTCCAGCAGGAGACGCCCGCCATGCCCGCCGGCCCCGCCGGGCTCACGGTACGGCCCGAGGAGGTGCCGTCGGCCACCGCCAAATGGGACCTGTTCTTCCAGTTCTCCGAGGCGGGCCCGCGCGTGGAACTGGCCCTGGAGTACAGCGCCGACCTGTTCGCGTCCGGCACCGCCCGGCGCATCGCCGACGCCTGCGTCCGGCTGCTCGGCGCCGCGCTGGCCGACCCCGGGCGCCCGCTGTCCCGGCTGGACCTGCTCGGCGCCGACGAGCGGGACGCCCTCCTGGCCCGCGGCACCCGCCGCACCGGCACCCCGGCCACCACGGTCACCGCACTCGCGGCCCGGCGGGCCGCCGCCACCCCGGACGCCGTCGCCCTGGTCCACCGGGACGCGGCCGGCCGCCTCACCCGCACCGGCCACGGCGAACTGCACCGCGCCGCCGGCCGGCTGGCCCACCTGCTGGCCGCCCGGGGCGTCGGCCGCGGCGACCTGGTCGCGCTCTGCCTGGAACGCGGCCCGGACACCGTGACCGCGCTGCTCGCCATCGCCCAGACCGGCGCCGCCTACCTGCCCCTGGACCCCGCCTACCCGGCCGAGCGGATGCGGGACATGCTCACCGACGCCGGGGCCCGGCTGCTGCTCACCCAGGACTCCCTGGCCGCCCGCTGCGCCGAGGCCGCCGGACCCGGCACCGAGCCGCTCGTCCTGGACGCGCCCGCCACCCGGGCCGCCCTGGCCGCCCTGCCCGGCCACGCGCCGGACGTGCCCGCACCCCGCCCCGACGACCTGCTCTACGTCATCTACACCTCCGGCTCCACCGGCCGCCCCAAGGGCGTCGCCGTCACCCACCGGGCCGCCGTACGCCTCGTGCACGGGCTGCCCGAGCTGGAGTTCACCCCCGACGACACGTTCCTGTACTTCGCGCCGGTCGCGTTCGACGCGTCCACCTTCGAGATCTGGGCGCCGCTCGTGCACGGCGCCCGGCTCGCCGTCTGCCCGCCGGGGCCGGCCGACCCCGAGGCGCTCGGCGCGTTCCTGCGGGAGGCCGGGGTGACCGTCGCCTTCCTCACCACCCAGTTCGTCAACGCCGTCGCCGACACCCGGCCGCGCGCCCTGGCCCCGCTGCGGGCCCTGCTCACCGGCGGCGAGGCACACTCCCGGGACCATCTGGACCGGCTGCGGGCCGCCCTGCCGGACACCACCGTGTACAACGTGTACGGCCCGACGGAGACCACCACCTTCGCCACCCTCCAGGACACCGCGGACGCCACGGACGCCCCGGTGGGCGTCCCCGTCGGCCTGCCCGTCGGCGACACCTGTGCCTACGTCCTCGACGAGGCCCTGCGGCCGGCGCCGCAGGGCGTGGTCGGCGAGCTGTACCTGGCCGGTCCCGGCCTGGCCCGCGGCTATCTGGGCCGGCCCGCACTGACCGCCGAGCGGTTCACCGCCTGCCCGTACGGGGAGCCCGGCGCGCGCATGTACCGCACCGGCGACCTGGTCCGCTGGGACGTCCGCGGCCGGCTCGACTACGTGGGCCGCGCCGACCAGCAGGTGAAGATCCGCGGCTACCGCATCGAACCCGGCGAGATCGAACGCCGCCTCACGGCCCACCCGGCGGTCGCCCGGGCCGCCGTCATCGTCGCCGGTGGCCCCGGCGCCCCCGCCGGCCGGCAGCTCGTCGCCTACGTGGTCCCCGCGCCCGGCGGTTCCGCACCCGGGCCCGAGGAACTGCGCCGGCACCTGTCGCGGGCGCTGCCCCCGTACATGGTCCCGGGCGCGTACGTGCCGCTGCCGGACCTGCCGAGGACCGTCAACGGCAAGCTCGACGTGGCCGCCCTGCCGCCCGCCCCGGACCGCCCCGCCGGTCCCGCCGCCCGTGCGCCCCGTACCGATGCCGAACGACTGCTGTGCGCGGCCGTCACCGAGGTGCTCGGCGTGCCGGCCGGCCCGGACGACGCGTTCTTCACGCTCGGCGGGGACAGCCTGAAGGCGATCCGGCTGGTCAACGCCGCCGCCCGCGCCGGGCTGCGGATCGGCCTCGCCGCCGTCTTCGAACACCGCACGCTGGAGTCGCTGGCCGCGAGCGCCGACGCCGACGGCGGCACCGTCGACCTGCTCGGACCCGTGCTGCCCCTGCGCACCGCCGGCAGCCGGCCGCCGCTGTTCTGCGTGCACGGCGGGCTCGGCTTCGGCATCCCGTTCGCGGCGCTCGCCGAACACCTGGACCCCCAACAGCCCGTGCACGCCCTCCAGGCCCGCGGCCTCGACGGCACCGGCCCGCTGCCCGGCACCGTCACCGAGGTCGCGGCCGACTACCTGACCCGGATCCGGGCCGTCCAGCCGCACGGCCCGTACCACCTGCTGGGCTGGTCCTACGGCGGCATCGTCGCCCACGAGATCGCGGTCCGGCTGCACGCGGCCGGCGAGGAGGTCGCCTACCTCGCCAACCTGGACGCCTATCCCCACGACGGGCGCGGCGTCCACCCCACCGACGCGGAGTTCCTCGCCGACTTCCTCACCGAGGCCGGCGTCGACGCCACCGGCCCGGACCGGCTCGACCCGCCGGCCGTCGCCGCCCACCTCCAGCGCACCGGCGGCCCGCTCGCCGGCCTGGGCCGGGCCACCCTGGAGCGGCTGCTCGCCGTCATGCGCAACCACCTCGACCTGGTCCAGCGGCACACCCCCAGCCGCTTCGACGGCTGCCCGATGACGCTGTTCCTGGCCGCCGACGGGCTCACCGGGGAGGAACGCGCTCTGAAGGCCAAGAGCTGGGAGCCGTACCTGGACCGGCCCGCCGAGATCCACGAGGTGCCCTGCGGCCACCAGCGGATGCTGCGGCCGGCCCCGGCCGCGCTCATCGGCGCCGCCGTGGAACACCGGCTGCGCGCCCTGGCCGCCACCCGCTGA